The nucleotide sequence GGAACATTGAAGATTGAACGTGATGGGGTTGTCACAATAATCAAACGAATAAATGATGCTGCTTTTCATGTAGAAAGCTATGTCTGCGCAGCATAAGACGTTAATCAACTAAATAGAAAATCCGGCCGGGATAATTCTCATACCAGAGAATTATCCCGGCCGTCATTTTTTGTTCTACGGATTTTCGGCTCCTGCGGATTTCAAAAATCTGAAATTCAAGGAGCTGAGAAAAATGAAAATCAAATATCACTTCAACACTGAAACCATTGAAATTGAAGTATCTGAAGAGTGGGGAGAAATTCTGGTCAAACTTGACCGCCAGGAATACAACATTAACCATAAAGAGACTCGCCGACATACATTACTTGATGCAATGAAATATGAGGGAGAGATTTTCGCAAGCAATACCGACATTGCCGCAGAGTACTTAAGGACTCAAGAAAATGAGACATTGCTAAAAGCCATCGATAGTCTTCTCCCACAGCAAAAAGAACTGGTACGAAGGGTCTACTTCAATAATGAATCCCTTGCTTCAATAGCACGAGAAGAAGGGGTCAGTAAGAGGGCTATTTCAAACCGTATGAAGAAGATTCATGAAAAACTAAAAAAATTTTTGAGTTAGGGGGTTTACTTTTGCTATTTTCATGGTCTAACAGTGAAGGCCAAAACATCGACCCTAAGAAAGATGAGGTGAATTGAACAAATGAAACACAAACTCAAAATCAATATCTCAGAAAATGACAGAGATTTAGGTATTGTGAAATGTCGCAATGTCACTCTACGTGAAAAGTTTTTGCAATATCTGCTGGGGAGGAAACTGAGAGTAACGATTATTGTTCCTGGTAACAGTGTAAAGTCTGTCGATATCCGCGAAGTTTCGGAGGTAGATGATCTTGATGCATCCTAAACGCGAAGAATTATTCCTATGCCCATAAAGGGCAGACCATATAAGCATCAGATTCGTGCTTTCAATTTCATCTGCAGTCTATTTGGGCTTTTGAAGGGTGGTGGTGTTTCTGCTATTTCCGGATGGGGTGCAGCGCTCCTGATGGAAATGGGCT is from Anaerobranca gottschalkii DSM 13577 and encodes:
- a CDS encoding RNA polymerase sigma factor, coding for MFYGFSAPADFKNLKFKELRKMKIKYHFNTETIEIEVSEEWGEILVKLDRQEYNINHKETRRHTLLDAMKYEGEIFASNTDIAAEYLRTQENETLLKAIDSLLPQQKELVRRVYFNNESLASIAREEGVSKRAISNRMKKIHEKLKKFLS